The following are from one region of the Hydrogenophaga sp. BPS33 genome:
- a CDS encoding UvrD-helicase domain-containing protein, with the protein MFVWDASELNPEQAAAVEEPLSVFLVACPGSGKTRTLTYKIAYELSRRTDKRIVVAITYTHRAADEIQERIEALGVDTTALWIGTIHSFCLEWIIKPYGIYVPELERGYTVLDRHDREKMLERLCAPYRGVTSWDCDYYFEGDEYRLGCADTWKHDAIRQVLTAYFRELADTRRIDFELILWYSQVLIRNQPHIAALLSQVFSYVLVDEYQDTKRIQYNLVGSILRAGAGSTKTFIVGDPNQAIYGSLGGYAISAVDFRALTNIPIREMALRLNYRSSARIIGHFSNFNVHATDIEGAGKMVGFPSQVSYNRLVAHEDLHDELVRLIQKSLAEGHAPEEICVLAPWWILLASTTRKLVALLPEQQFDGPGLVPFSNDPDNFWFKLSKILLTESSPQMLVRRMRWARDVIADLRDLGVDTSGITQRALLRESNSLNITETDGLAYLDQAFVALLDRLGINLNSFPGLLEHREAFFASSQARLERLQNSGAAYITDLSFFKKVFRERSGITLSTIHGVKGAEFDVVIAFGLLEGMVPHFSEVDGDVAASKLLYVLASRARKNLHLISEAGRSRGRRGEYGPTEALLRCRFDYNGY; encoded by the coding sequence ATGTTTGTCTGGGATGCCAGCGAACTCAATCCTGAGCAAGCGGCCGCCGTCGAGGAACCGTTGAGCGTTTTTCTTGTCGCCTGTCCGGGCAGCGGGAAGACGCGCACGCTGACATACAAGATCGCTTATGAGCTGTCCCGGCGCACGGACAAGCGCATCGTCGTGGCCATCACCTATACGCACCGGGCCGCTGACGAGATTCAGGAGCGCATCGAGGCCCTTGGAGTTGACACCACTGCCCTTTGGATCGGGACGATCCATTCGTTCTGTCTCGAATGGATCATCAAGCCTTACGGGATCTACGTCCCGGAACTGGAACGTGGGTACACGGTGTTGGATCGGCACGACCGGGAGAAGATGCTGGAGCGGCTCTGCGCACCGTATCGCGGCGTGACCTCATGGGACTGCGACTATTACTTCGAAGGGGATGAGTACCGGCTGGGGTGCGCGGACACATGGAAGCATGACGCGATCCGTCAGGTGCTGACGGCCTACTTCCGAGAACTGGCGGACACGAGACGAATCGATTTCGAGTTGATCCTTTGGTATTCCCAGGTGCTGATCCGAAATCAGCCGCATATCGCGGCGCTGCTCTCCCAAGTCTTCTCCTATGTCCTCGTCGATGAGTACCAGGATACGAAGCGGATCCAATACAACCTGGTGGGGTCCATCCTGCGGGCAGGAGCCGGCAGCACCAAGACGTTCATCGTGGGAGATCCCAATCAAGCGATTTACGGCTCGCTTGGCGGTTATGCCATTTCAGCGGTGGACTTTCGCGCGCTCACGAACATCCCCATTCGGGAGATGGCGCTGCGTTTGAACTACCGCTCAAGCGCTAGGATCATCGGGCACTTCTCCAACTTCAATGTGCACGCCACCGACATCGAGGGAGCAGGGAAGATGGTTGGATTTCCGAGCCAAGTCTCTTACAACCGACTCGTTGCGCACGAAGACCTTCACGATGAGCTGGTCAGGCTCATTCAAAAGAGCTTGGCCGAAGGACATGCACCCGAAGAGATTTGCGTGCTTGCTCCGTGGTGGATCTTGCTGGCGTCGACCACCCGAAAACTTGTGGCGCTGCTCCCCGAGCAGCAGTTCGATGGCCCAGGATTGGTGCCGTTCAGCAATGATCCTGACAACTTCTGGTTCAAACTCTCCAAGATCTTGCTGACGGAGTCGTCGCCCCAGATGCTGGTGCGACGCATGCGATGGGCCAGGGACGTCATCGCCGACCTGAGAGATCTCGGCGTCGATACGTCGGGGATCACCCAAAGGGCGTTGCTGCGCGAGTCCAACTCCCTGAACATCACCGAAACAGACGGCCTGGCGTATCTCGATCAGGCGTTTGTCGCTTTGCTTGATCGCCTGGGCATCAACTTAAATTCGTTTCCCGGGCTGCTGGAGCACCGCGAGGCGTTCTTTGCGAGTTCACAGGCGCGTTTGGAGAGGCTCCAGAACTCCGGTGCGGCATACATCACTGACTTGTCGTTCTTCAAAAAAGTGTTCCGCGAGCGAAGCGGGATTACCCTTTCGACGATCCACGGAGTCAAGGGCGCCGAATTCGACGTCGTTATTGCATTCGGGCTTCTTGAGGGCATGGTGCCCCACTTCAGCGAAGTCGACGGTGATGTCGCGGCGAGCAAGTTGCTATACGTCCTAGCTTCGCGCGCTCGCAAAAACTTGCACCTGATCTCGGAGGCGGGTCGATCGCGTGGCAGACGCGGAGAGTACGGCCCCACCGAGGCGCTGCTCCGGTGTAGGTTCGATTACAACGGGTACTAA
- the dnaN gene encoding DNA polymerase III subunit beta, producing the protein MIVLKSTQDKVLAALQSVAGIVERRHTLPILANVLLRKTGSQVQLTTSDLEIQIRTTAELDGDGANFATTLGARKLIDILRTMPGDQSVSLESSGGKLILKGGKSRFTLQSMPAEDFPLVQESASFGPVFSVPQKTLKNLLGQVSFSMAVHDIRYYLNGILFVAEGKQLSLVATDGHRLAFASATLDVEVPKQEVILPRKTVLELQRLLSDKEGAIEMQFAANQAKFSFDGMEFVTKLVEGKFPDYNRVIPKNHKNIVTLGRQPLLASLQRTAIMTSEKFKGVRLNVEPGVLRVASSNAEQEEAVDELDIDYGGDTIEIGFNVTYLIDALQNMSQEMVRIELSDGNSSALVTNPDDNAFKYVVMPMRI; encoded by the coding sequence ATGATCGTTTTGAAATCGACCCAGGACAAGGTACTGGCCGCGCTGCAATCCGTGGCGGGCATCGTGGAACGGCGCCACACCCTGCCGATCCTGGCCAACGTCCTGCTTCGCAAGACCGGCTCCCAGGTGCAGCTGACCACCAGCGACCTGGAAATTCAGATCCGCACCACGGCCGAGCTGGACGGCGACGGCGCAAACTTCGCCACCACCCTGGGCGCGCGCAAGCTGATCGACATCCTGCGCACCATGCCGGGCGACCAATCCGTGAGCCTGGAGTCGAGCGGCGGCAAACTGATCCTCAAGGGCGGCAAGAGCCGTTTCACGCTGCAGAGCATGCCCGCCGAAGATTTCCCGCTGGTGCAGGAGTCGGCCAGCTTTGGCCCGGTGTTCTCGGTGCCACAGAAAACGCTGAAGAACTTGCTGGGCCAGGTGTCGTTCTCGATGGCCGTGCACGACATTCGCTACTACTTGAACGGCATCCTGTTCGTGGCCGAAGGCAAGCAGCTCAGCCTGGTGGCCACCGATGGCCACCGTCTGGCATTTGCGTCCGCCACGCTGGATGTGGAAGTGCCCAAACAAGAGGTGATCCTGCCGCGCAAAACCGTGCTCGAACTGCAGCGCCTGCTCTCCGACAAGGAAGGCGCGATCGAAATGCAGTTCGCCGCCAACCAGGCCAAGTTCAGCTTCGATGGCATGGAGTTCGTCACCAAGCTGGTCGAGGGCAAGTTCCCCGACTACAACCGCGTGATCCCGAAGAACCACAAGAACATCGTCACGCTCGGCCGCCAGCCGCTGCTGGCCTCGCTGCAACGCACGGCCATCATGACGAGCGAGAAGTTCAAGGGTGTGCGCTTGAATGTCGAGCCCGGCGTGCTGCGCGTGGCCTCGAGCAACGCAGAACAGGAAGAAGCGGTCGACGAGCTCGACATCGACTACGGTGGCGACACGATCGAAATTGGCTTCAACGTCACCTACCTGATCGACGCGCTGCAGAACATGTCGCAGGAGATGGTTCGCATCGAACTCTCCGATGGCAACAGCTCCGCGCTGGTCACCAATCCCGACGACAACGCCTTCAAGTACGTTGTCATGCCCATGCGCATCTAA
- a CDS encoding helix-turn-helix transcriptional regulator — protein MSPFSEALRSLRFQLGLRQQELADLVGCDRTYLSALENDQRPAPTIEFLERLIQALALNEEEAEGLRSARSRSRRTYTVPGDSPQATYDFVHDLFTRLDKLTTRHLRALSAVLQISDPHAGRGRSRASRPSSAIHHDQKEDTM, from the coding sequence ATGAGCCCCTTTTCTGAAGCGTTGAGATCCCTACGTTTCCAACTTGGTCTCCGCCAGCAGGAACTGGCCGACCTTGTCGGCTGCGACCGCACTTATCTCTCGGCACTTGAGAACGACCAAAGGCCAGCACCCACCATAGAGTTTCTGGAAAGGTTGATCCAGGCTCTCGCTTTGAATGAAGAAGAAGCAGAGGGCCTGCGCTCAGCCAGGAGTCGTTCCAGGAGGACGTACACCGTGCCGGGCGACTCACCCCAGGCGACTTACGATTTTGTGCACGATCTATTCACCCGTCTGGACAAGCTGACGACCAGGCATCTGCGCGCGTTAAGCGCTGTATTGCAGATCAGTGATCCACATGCGGGGAGAGGACGATCTCGAGCGAGTCGTCCTTCAAGTGCCATCCATCACGATCAAAAGGAGGACACCATGTAA
- a CDS encoding TnsA endonuclease N-terminal domain-containing protein → MKNPMGTRSGVIPYRDVTPSQQLLPSRNPITISGDTFRGKFKSLTCGSTIKCESLTEIRATDLLEFSKQILHITYQPPTLKFRLDGKRRRYTPDFAGSLVGGGHLLVEVKPQAKACLPEMKAFFKAAKVAAAQEGCRFAVVTEHHFRRPGMKDVKRLLKMRRDWVVENLGGPPLDESLDATAASIWHENPALQRAFENKPRMSVAEVVRMLGGTDEARWSLDLLLLTRILAWPISQSLCRSTQLHIYSEVDDEKLFI, encoded by the coding sequence ATGAAAAACCCCATGGGCACACGCTCGGGCGTCATTCCGTACAGGGACGTCACGCCTTCGCAGCAACTGCTACCGAGCCGCAATCCCATCACGATCAGCGGCGACACCTTTAGGGGAAAGTTCAAATCCCTGACATGTGGCAGCACGATCAAGTGCGAGTCACTGACCGAAATCCGTGCAACGGACCTTCTCGAGTTCAGCAAGCAGATTCTTCACATCACCTACCAACCACCGACGCTGAAGTTCAGGCTGGACGGCAAACGCCGGCGCTACACCCCTGACTTCGCCGGAAGCCTTGTTGGTGGCGGTCATCTTCTTGTCGAGGTCAAACCGCAAGCGAAGGCTTGCCTTCCGGAAATGAAGGCCTTCTTCAAAGCGGCAAAGGTGGCTGCTGCACAGGAGGGCTGTCGCTTCGCCGTGGTCACCGAGCACCACTTCAGACGACCGGGCATGAAGGATGTGAAACGCCTTCTGAAAATGCGCCGCGACTGGGTTGTCGAGAACCTGGGCGGGCCTCCCTTGGACGAATCACTGGATGCCACCGCTGCTTCCATCTGGCACGAAAACCCAGCCCTTCAGCGTGCTTTTGAAAACAAGCCTCGCATGTCAGTGGCGGAGGTCGTACGGATGCTTGGGGGGACGGACGAGGCCAGGTGGTCGCTGGACCTTCTTCTCCTCACGCGCATTCTCGCTTGGCCGATTTCTCAATCGCTGTGTCGCTCCACGCAACTTCACATTTACTCGGAGGTCGATGATGAGAAACTCTTCATTTGA
- a CDS encoding tyrosine-type recombinase/integrase, giving the protein MERPPTSTRLYDQTFQRAFKHAVQLLGVPKPATPNTLRHCFATHLLQSGNDIRTVQELLGQSDCGHHDDLHARDAAVRRPFQCGRSGHAR; this is encoded by the coding sequence ATGGAACGCCCCCCTACGTCGACACGGCTATACGACCAGACTTTTCAGCGCGCTTTCAAGCACGCGGTGCAACTGTTGGGGGTGCCCAAGCCGGCGACGCCGAACACTTTGCGCCATTGCTTCGCCACGCATCTGCTGCAAAGCGGCAACGACATCCGAACGGTGCAGGAGCTACTGGGGCAGTCTGACTGCGGCCACCACGATGATCTACACGCACGTGATGCGGCTGTCCGCAGGCCATTCCAGTGCGGTCGTTCGGGCCACGCGAGGTAG
- the gyrB gene encoding DNA topoisomerase (ATP-hydrolyzing) subunit B produces MSDVNKPADSVNTGAAQADSSNFQPTIDAHQAGASEGYGEGSIQILEGLEAVRKRPGMYIGDTSDGTGLHHLVFEVVDNSIDEALAGHCDDIVVTIHTDNSISVVDNGRGIPTGVKMDDKHEPKRSASEIALTELHAGGKFNQNSYKVSGGLHGVGVSCVNALSQWLRLTVRREGHVHQIEFARGFVQNRLIETTPTGVEISPMRITGATEKRGTEVHFLPDYEIFRENADFHYEILSKRLRELSFLNNGVRIRLKDERSGKEDDFSGAGGVKGFVDFINKGKTVLHPNVFHAMGDRASDQGTNIGVEVAMQWNSGYNEQVLCFTNNIPQRDGGTHLTGLRAAMTRVINKYIEESEMAKKAKVEVTGDDMREGLCCVLSVKVPEPKFSSQTKDKLVSSEVRGPVEDIVSRLLADYLQERPNDAKIICGKIVEAARAREAARKAREMTRRKGVLDGMGLPGKLADCQEKDPALCEIYIVEGDSAGGSAKQGRDRKFQAILPLRGKILNVEKARYEKLLTSNEILTLITALGTGIGKATGVGGTAGVDDFNVAKLRYHRIIIMTDADVDGAHIRTLLLTFFYRQMPELVERGHIYIAQPPLYKVKAGKEELYLKDGSALDGFLLRIALKDASVFTGGATQATLSGDTLGELARKHQVAESVIARLSNFMDAEALRAIADGVSLNLDSVEQAEASAVALQAKLRELTTTGVPAEVASEFDARTDKPILRISRRHHGNIKSSVLTQDFVHGADYAALSTAADTFRGLLGEGAKVLRGEGEKQKEEKVNDFRQAMRWLISEAERTTSRQRYKGLGEMNPEQLWETTMDPNVRRLLRVQIDDAIEADRVFTMLMGDEVEPRRDFIETNALRAGNIDV; encoded by the coding sequence ATGTCCGACGTCAACAAGCCCGCCGACTCCGTCAACACCGGTGCGGCCCAAGCCGACAGTTCCAATTTCCAACCCACCATTGACGCCCACCAGGCTGGCGCCAGCGAGGGGTATGGCGAGGGCTCGATCCAGATCCTGGAGGGCCTGGAGGCCGTGCGCAAGCGCCCGGGCATGTACATCGGTGACACTTCCGACGGTACTGGCCTCCACCATCTGGTGTTCGAGGTGGTCGACAACTCGATCGACGAGGCTCTGGCCGGCCACTGCGACGACATCGTCGTGACCATCCACACCGACAACTCCATCAGCGTGGTGGACAACGGCCGCGGGATTCCCACCGGCGTGAAAATGGACGACAAGCACGAGCCCAAGCGCTCAGCGTCCGAGATCGCGCTGACCGAACTGCACGCGGGCGGCAAGTTCAACCAGAACAGCTACAAGGTCTCGGGTGGCCTGCACGGCGTGGGCGTGAGCTGCGTGAACGCGCTCTCGCAATGGCTGCGCCTGACGGTGCGCCGAGAAGGCCATGTGCACCAGATCGAATTCGCGCGCGGCTTCGTGCAGAACCGTCTGATCGAGACCACGCCCACCGGTGTGGAGATCTCGCCCATGCGCATCACGGGCGCCACCGAGAAGCGTGGCACCGAAGTGCACTTTCTGCCCGACTACGAAATCTTCCGCGAGAACGCCGATTTCCACTACGAGATCCTGTCCAAGCGCCTGCGCGAGCTCTCGTTCCTGAACAACGGCGTGCGCATCCGCCTGAAGGACGAGCGCAGCGGCAAGGAAGACGACTTCTCCGGCGCTGGCGGCGTGAAGGGCTTCGTTGATTTCATCAACAAGGGCAAGACCGTTCTGCACCCCAACGTGTTTCACGCCATGGGCGATCGCGCAAGCGACCAGGGCACCAACATCGGCGTCGAAGTGGCGATGCAGTGGAACAGCGGCTACAACGAGCAGGTACTGTGCTTCACCAACAACATTCCGCAGCGCGACGGCGGCACCCACCTCACGGGCTTGCGCGCGGCGATGACGCGGGTGATCAACAAGTACATCGAAGAAAGCGAAATGGCCAAGAAGGCCAAGGTGGAGGTCACCGGCGACGACATGCGCGAAGGCCTGTGCTGCGTGTTGAGCGTGAAGGTGCCCGAGCCCAAGTTTTCCAGCCAGACCAAGGACAAGCTGGTGTCCAGCGAAGTGCGCGGCCCGGTGGAAGACATCGTGAGCCGCTTGCTGGCCGACTACCTGCAGGAGCGCCCGAACGACGCCAAGATCATCTGCGGCAAGATCGTGGAGGCCGCGCGCGCGCGTGAAGCCGCGCGCAAGGCGCGCGAAATGACGCGCCGCAAGGGCGTGCTCGACGGCATGGGCCTGCCCGGCAAGCTGGCCGACTGCCAGGAAAAAGACCCGGCACTGTGCGAGATCTACATCGTCGAGGGCGACTCCGCCGGGGGGTCCGCAAAGCAAGGCCGCGACCGCAAGTTCCAGGCAATCCTGCCGCTGCGCGGCAAGATTCTGAACGTGGAGAAAGCGCGTTACGAGAAGCTGCTGACCAGCAACGAAATTCTCACGCTGATCACCGCGCTGGGTACCGGTATCGGCAAAGCCACGGGTGTGGGCGGCACGGCCGGCGTGGACGATTTCAACGTCGCCAAGCTGCGCTACCACCGCATCATCATCATGACCGACGCCGACGTGGACGGCGCGCACATCCGCACGCTGCTGCTGACCTTCTTCTACCGCCAGATGCCCGAGCTGGTCGAGCGTGGCCACATCTACATTGCGCAGCCCCCGCTGTACAAGGTGAAGGCCGGCAAGGAAGAGCTCTATCTCAAGGACGGTTCCGCGCTCGACGGCTTCCTGCTGCGCATCGCGCTGAAAGACGCGAGTGTGTTCACCGGCGGCGCCACGCAAGCCACGCTGAGCGGCGACACCCTAGGTGAACTGGCGCGAAAGCACCAGGTGGCAGAGAGCGTCATCGCGCGCCTGTCCAACTTCATGGATGCCGAGGCGCTGCGCGCGATCGCCGACGGCGTGTCGCTCAACCTGGACAGTGTGGAGCAAGCCGAAGCGAGCGCGGTGGCGTTGCAGGCCAAGCTGCGCGAACTCACCACGACCGGCGTGCCCGCCGAAGTGGCTTCCGAGTTCGACGCGCGCACCGACAAACCCATTCTGCGCATCAGCCGCCGCCACCACGGCAACATCAAGAGCAGCGTGCTCACGCAAGACTTCGTGCACGGCGCGGACTACGCCGCGCTGTCGACCGCGGCCGACACCTTCCGCGGCTTGCTGGGCGAAGGCGCGAAAGTGTTGCGCGGCGAAGGCGAGAAGCAGAAGGAAGAAAAGGTCAACGACTTCCGCCAGGCCATGCGCTGGCTGATCAGCGAAGCCGAACGCACCACCAGCCGCCAGCGCTACAAAGGCCTGGGCGAGATGAACCCCGAGCAGCTGTGGGAAACCACGATGGACCCGAACGTGCGCCGCCTGTTGCGCGTACAGATCGACGACGCGATCGAGGCCGATCGCGTGTTCACGATGCTGATGGGCGATGAGGTGGAGCCGCGTCGCGACTTCATCGAGACGAACGCGTTGCGGGCAGGGAATATCGACGTATAG
- the dnaA gene encoding chromosomal replication initiator protein DnaA, translated as MIEGTSPDTLPAAGTASLWSACMDRLAQEIPEQQFNTWIRPLAATVAPDGSRITLAVANRFKMDWIRAQYASRISALLEAIQGAPTILELVLAPRETTSRTSPSPRVAQDPVLAELPDLAPVEAAAPSGAKTRLNPALTFTTLVEGSANRMARAAAMHVAGSLGQLYNPLFIYGGVGLGKTHLVHAIGNHLLADRPQAKVLYIHAEQFVSDVVKSYQRKTFDEFKERYHSLDLLLIDDVQFFANKERTQEEFFNAFEALLAKKSHIVLTSDTYPKGLADIHERLVSRFDSGLTVAIEPPELEMRVAILINKAAVENAVMPEEVAFFVAKNVRSNVRELEGALRKILAYSRFNQKDISIQLARDALKDLLSIQNRQIGVENIQKTVADFYKIKVADMYSKKRPASIARPRQIAMFLAKELTQKSLPEIGELFGGRDHTTVLHAVRKIGAERQQNTELNQQLHVLEQTLKG; from the coding sequence ATGATCGAGGGCACTTCCCCTGACACCCTCCCGGCCGCAGGCACCGCCTCGCTCTGGTCCGCCTGCATGGACCGTCTGGCCCAGGAAATCCCCGAGCAGCAGTTCAACACCTGGATCCGCCCGTTGGCCGCCACGGTCGCGCCCGACGGTTCCCGCATCACCCTGGCCGTGGCCAACCGGTTCAAGATGGACTGGATCCGCGCGCAGTATGCGTCCCGAATCAGTGCGTTGCTCGAGGCCATTCAGGGCGCCCCCACGATCCTTGAGTTAGTGCTCGCTCCTCGCGAAACCACCAGCAGAACCTCCCCTTCTCCGCGGGTTGCTCAAGATCCCGTGCTGGCGGAGCTCCCCGATCTGGCACCTGTGGAAGCGGCGGCGCCCAGTGGGGCCAAGACAAGGCTCAATCCGGCGCTCACCTTCACCACCCTGGTGGAAGGCTCGGCCAACCGCATGGCGCGGGCAGCGGCCATGCACGTCGCCGGCAGTCTGGGGCAGTTGTACAACCCGCTGTTCATCTACGGCGGCGTCGGCCTGGGCAAGACCCACCTGGTGCACGCCATCGGCAACCATTTGCTGGCGGATCGTCCACAGGCGAAAGTTCTGTACATCCACGCCGAGCAGTTCGTCTCCGATGTGGTCAAGTCCTACCAGCGCAAGACCTTCGACGAGTTCAAGGAGCGCTACCACTCGCTCGATCTGCTGCTGATCGACGACGTGCAGTTCTTCGCCAACAAGGAGCGCACGCAGGAGGAGTTCTTCAACGCATTCGAGGCGCTGCTGGCCAAGAAGAGCCACATCGTCCTCACCAGCGACACCTACCCCAAAGGCCTGGCCGACATCCACGAACGGCTGGTCTCGCGCTTCGACTCGGGCCTCACGGTGGCCATCGAACCGCCCGAGCTGGAGATGCGTGTGGCGATCCTGATCAACAAGGCCGCGGTGGAAAACGCCGTCATGCCAGAGGAAGTCGCCTTCTTCGTGGCCAAGAACGTGCGTTCCAACGTGCGCGAGCTCGAGGGTGCCTTGCGCAAGATCCTGGCGTACTCGCGGTTCAACCAGAAGGACATCTCGATCCAGCTGGCCCGCGATGCGCTCAAGGACCTGCTGTCGATCCAGAACCGGCAGATCGGCGTGGAGAACATCCAGAAGACCGTGGCCGACTTCTACAAGATCAAGGTCGCGGACATGTACAGCAAGAAGCGCCCGGCAAGCATTGCCCGCCCGCGCCAGATTGCCATGTTCCTGGCCAAGGAGCTCACCCAGAAAAGCCTGCCGGAAATCGGCGAATTGTTCGGCGGACGCGACCACACCACCGTGCTGCACGCGGTGCGAAAGATCGGCGCGGAACGCCAGCAGAACACCGAGTTGAACCAGCAACTGCACGTGCTCGAGCAGACGCTCAAGGGATGA
- a CDS encoding AAA family ATPase: MHISKLTLVNYRNFKNTSLTFQRGVNTIIGENGAGKSNILRAIRLLLDDNMVRAAYRLEGSDFSRALDQWQGHWIIISMEFEDLSPDEAVQALFLHGTAGIHAGPISKATYNLIFRPKKEIRLKLAALDDFDYAELKAIRDGLTIDDYETIFTGRSSADFGDPATYQRIVGDFDFCSFSDETEFPEIGAKVPGFLSVTKEVSLTFIQALRDVVAEFHNNRTNPLLTLLKSKSGEIDAAALVPIVGQVRDLNGAIEGLEDVQSVRKHIRETIKDTAGETYSPTSLSIRSDLPEEAEQLFQSLRLFVGESEDGYEGTINELSLGGANLIYLTLKLLEFKYQREKMAIANFLLIEEPEAHIHTHIQKTLFDRIAYEDAQVIYTTHSTQISEVSNVSNVNILGRRGAFCEAYQPATGLDPTQVTSIQRYLDAVRSNLLFAKSVILVEGDAEEILIPALVKQVLGLSVDELGLSVINIRSTGFKNVAVLFHDTRIRKRCAIVTDLDTVFFDTTPNPADGDVLAARKRKAIGSQAAGAQRKIDLDTFGAGNAWVRSFYATHTFEVDLVGAGNHEAFVRSVDKVYKAPATITQATTDLRSGHIHQSGYRTLTMAEQEGKGWFAILLAQTLDHQVVVPPYIRNAVLFAHGVFSRPLIIRILHHRMKCLWRSDVASHPRLTAFTPELKRYGDLQIDLPTLRAAAATALPGDAVHEFLAGMT; encoded by the coding sequence ATGCACATCTCCAAACTCACGCTGGTCAATTACCGAAACTTCAAGAACACCAGTCTGACGTTTCAGCGCGGCGTCAATACCATCATCGGAGAGAACGGCGCGGGCAAGTCCAACATCCTCCGCGCTATCCGGCTGCTCCTGGACGACAACATGGTCCGCGCAGCTTATCGGCTTGAAGGGTCCGATTTCAGCCGCGCGCTGGATCAGTGGCAGGGCCACTGGATCATCATCAGCATGGAGTTCGAGGACCTCAGCCCGGATGAGGCGGTCCAGGCGCTGTTCTTGCACGGCACCGCCGGTATCCACGCTGGACCGATTTCCAAGGCCACCTACAACCTCATCTTCCGCCCCAAGAAGGAAATCCGGCTGAAGCTGGCGGCCCTCGATGACTTTGACTATGCGGAGTTGAAGGCAATTCGGGATGGCTTAACCATCGACGACTACGAGACCATCTTCACCGGCCGAAGCAGCGCTGACTTTGGTGATCCGGCGACGTATCAACGGATCGTCGGAGACTTCGACTTTTGTTCCTTCTCTGACGAAACCGAGTTCCCTGAGATTGGGGCCAAGGTGCCGGGGTTCCTGTCGGTTACCAAGGAGGTGTCACTTACCTTCATCCAGGCACTTCGCGACGTCGTGGCCGAGTTTCACAACAACCGCACCAATCCGCTGCTCACTCTGCTCAAGAGCAAGAGCGGTGAGATCGACGCGGCGGCCCTTGTGCCTATCGTGGGCCAGGTGCGCGATCTCAATGGCGCCATCGAAGGACTCGAGGACGTGCAGTCTGTGCGCAAGCACATCCGCGAGACCATCAAGGACACCGCCGGCGAAACCTACTCCCCGACGTCGCTGTCGATCCGGTCGGACCTGCCCGAGGAAGCGGAGCAGCTGTTTCAGTCGCTGCGTCTGTTCGTCGGGGAGTCGGAGGACGGGTATGAAGGGACTATCAACGAACTCAGCCTCGGCGGCGCCAATCTGATCTACCTGACCCTCAAACTGCTGGAGTTCAAGTATCAGCGCGAGAAGATGGCGATCGCGAATTTCCTGCTCATAGAAGAGCCCGAAGCGCATATCCACACCCATATCCAGAAGACGCTCTTCGATCGCATCGCCTACGAGGATGCCCAGGTCATCTACACGACCCACTCTACGCAGATCTCCGAGGTGAGCAATGTGAGCAACGTCAACATCTTGGGTCGACGCGGCGCGTTCTGTGAGGCCTATCAGCCGGCGACCGGGCTGGATCCTACCCAGGTGACCAGCATCCAGCGATACCTGGACGCGGTGCGGAGCAACCTGCTGTTCGCCAAGAGCGTGATCCTGGTGGAGGGGGATGCGGAAGAGATCCTGATCCCTGCGCTCGTGAAGCAGGTCCTGGGCCTCAGCGTGGATGAGTTGGGGCTCAGCGTCATCAACATCCGCAGCACCGGGTTTAAAAACGTCGCAGTCCTGTTCCACGACACCCGGATCCGCAAGCGGTGCGCGATCGTCACTGACCTGGACACTGTCTTCTTCGACACCACGCCGAATCCGGCGGATGGCGACGTCTTGGCCGCCAGGAAGCGAAAGGCGATCGGCTCGCAAGCGGCAGGGGCGCAACGGAAGATCGATTTGGACACATTCGGCGCGGGCAACGCCTGGGTCCGGAGCTTCTACGCCACACATACCTTCGAGGTAGATCTGGTCGGGGCAGGCAATCATGAAGCGTTCGTGCGAAGCGTCGACAAGGTCTACAAGGCGCCAGCGACGATCACGCAGGCAACGACCGACCTTCGCTCGGGGCACATCCATCAAAGTGGCTACCGGACCTTGACGATGGCCGAGCAGGAAGGCAAGGGATGGTTCGCCATCCTGCTTGCCCAAACTTTGGATCACCAAGTCGTCGTGCCGCCCTACATTCGAAATGCTGTGCTGTTCGCGCATGGCGTGTTCTCGCGCCCGCTGATCATTCGAATCCTCCATCACCGGATGAAATGCCTGTGGCGCAGTGATGTCGCCTCGCACCCTCGTCTGACGGCGTTTACCCCAGAGCTTAAGCGGTATGGTGACCTGCAGATCGATCTGCCTACCCTTCGTGCCGCCGCCGCAACCGCATTGCCGGGCGACGCGGTCCATGAGTTCCTGGCCGGGATGACCTGA